The Onychomys torridus chromosome 4, mOncTor1.1, whole genome shotgun sequence genome includes a window with the following:
- the Chrna4 gene encoding neuronal acetylcholine receptor subunit alpha-4 isoform X2, whose amino-acid sequence MKFGSWTYDKAKIDLVSMHSRVDQLDFWESGEWVIVDAVGTYNTRKYECCAEIYPDITYAFIIRRLPLFYTINLIIPCLLISCLTVLVFYLPSECGEKVTLCISVLLSLTVFLLLITEIIPSTSLVIPLIGEYLLFTMIFVTLSIVITVFVLNVHHRSPRTHTMPAWVRRVFLDIVPRLLFMKRPSVVKDNCRRLIESMHKMANAPRFWPEPEGEPGIFSDIQNQGLSPSPSFHNPLDTPVEAQPTCKSPSGKAPDLQTSEVEKTSPCPSPGPCHPPNSTRVPMLVKARSLSVQHVSSSQEAPEGGIRCRSRSIQYCVSRDGAVSLADSQPTGSPASLKACPSQLPLSDQASPCKCTCKEPSPVSPVTVLKARGTKVPPQHLPLSPALTRAVEGVQYIADHLKAEDTDFSVKEDWKYVAMVIDRIFLWMFIIVCLLGTVGLFLPPWLAGMI is encoded by the exons ATGAAGTTTGGGTCCTGGACCTATGACAAGGCCAAGATCGACTTGGTGAGCATGCATAGCCGTGTGGACCAGCTGGACTTCTGGGAAAGTGGAGAGTGGGTCATTGTAGATGCCGTTGGCACCTACAACACCAGGAAGTATGAATGCTGTGCTGAGATCTACCCTGACATCACCTATGCCTTCATCATCCGCCGGCTGCCACTGTTCTACACCATCAACCTCATCATCCCATGCCTGCTCATCTCCTGTCTCACCGTGCTGGTCTTCTACCTGCCCTCTGAGTGTGGTGAGAAGGTCACACTGTGCATCTCGGTGCTGCTCTCACTCACGGTCTTCCTCCTGCTCATCACCGAGATCATCCCGTCCACCTCGCTGGTTATCCCACTCATCGGCGAGTACTTGCTCTTCACAATGATCTTTGTCACTCTCTCCATTGTCATCACAGTCTTTGTGCTCAACGTACACCACCGCTCACCACGCACACATACCATGCCTGCCTGGGTGCGCAGAGTCTTCCTGGACATCGTGCCTCGCCTCCTCTTCATGAAGCGCCCATCAGTGGTCAAAGACAACTGCCGGAGACTTATTGAGTCCATGCACAAGATGGCCAATGCTCCTCGTTTCTGGCCAGAGCCTGAGGGCGAGCCTGGCATCTTCAGTGACATCCAAAACCAAGGCCTGTCACCCTCCCCATCTTTCCATAACCCTCTGGACACACCAGTCGAGGCCCAGCCTACATGCAAGTCACCCTCCGGCAAGGCCCCTGATTTGCAGACATCAGAGGTTGAGAAGACCAGTCCTTGTCCATCACCTGGCCCCTGTCACCCACCCAACAGCACTAGGGTCCCAATGCTTGTCAAAGCCAGGTCCCTAAGTGTCCAGCATGTGTCCAGCTCCCAAGAAGCACCAGAGGGTGGCATCCGCTGCCGGTCTCGGAGTATCCAGTACTGTGTTTCCCGGGATGGAGCTGTCTCCCTGGCTGACAGCCAGCCCACTGGCTCCCCAGCCTCCCTGAAGGCCTGTCCATCTCAGCTTCCGCTGTCAGACCAGGCCTCTCCATGCAAATGCACGTGCAAGGAACCATCGCCTGTGTCTCCAGTCACTGTGCTCAAGGCCCGAGGCACCAAAGTACCCCCTCAACACCTACCCCTGTCGCCAGCCCTGACACGGGCAGTAGAGGGTGTCCAGTACATTGCAGACCACCTCAAGGCAGAAGACACAGATTTCTCG GTGAAGGAAGACTGGAAGTACGTGGCCATGGTCATTGACCGAATCTTCCTATGGATGTTCATCATTGTCTGCCTGCTGGGCACTGTGGGCCTCTTCCTGCCCCCCTGGCTGGCTGGTATGATCTAG
- the Chrna4 gene encoding neuronal acetylcholine receptor subunit alpha-4 isoform X1 produces the protein MELGAPRAPPLPLLLLLLLLLLLGVGLLPASGHIETRAHAEERLLKRLFSGYNKWSRPVANISDVVLVRFGLSIAQLIDVDEKNQMMTTNVWVKQEWHDYKLRWDPGDYENVTSIRIPSELIWRPDIVLYNNADGDFAVTHLTKAHLFYDGRVQWTPPAIYKSSCSIDVTFFPFDQQNCTMKFGSWTYDKAKIDLVSMHSRVDQLDFWESGEWVIVDAVGTYNTRKYECCAEIYPDITYAFIIRRLPLFYTINLIIPCLLISCLTVLVFYLPSECGEKVTLCISVLLSLTVFLLLITEIIPSTSLVIPLIGEYLLFTMIFVTLSIVITVFVLNVHHRSPRTHTMPAWVRRVFLDIVPRLLFMKRPSVVKDNCRRLIESMHKMANAPRFWPEPEGEPGIFSDIQNQGLSPSPSFHNPLDTPVEAQPTCKSPSGKAPDLQTSEVEKTSPCPSPGPCHPPNSTRVPMLVKARSLSVQHVSSSQEAPEGGIRCRSRSIQYCVSRDGAVSLADSQPTGSPASLKACPSQLPLSDQASPCKCTCKEPSPVSPVTVLKARGTKVPPQHLPLSPALTRAVEGVQYIADHLKAEDTDFSVKEDWKYVAMVIDRIFLWMFIIVCLLGTVGLFLPPWLAGMI, from the exons ATGGAGCTCGGGGCTCCCCGggcgccgccgctgccgctgctactactactgctgctgctgctgctcttagGGGTCGGCCTCTTGCCTG CTAGTGGTCACATAGAGACCCGGGCCCATGCGGAGGAGCGGCTCCTAAAGAGACTCTTCTCTGGCTACAACAAGTGGTCTCGACCAGTAGCCAACATCTCAGATGTGGTCCTTGTACGCTTCGGCCTGTCCATTGCTCAACTCATTGATGTG GATGAGAAGAACCAGATGATGACGACAAATGTGTGGGTGAAGCAG GAGTGGCATGACTACAAGCTGCGCTGGGACCCTGGAGACTACGAGAATGTTACCTCCATCCGCATCCCCTCTGAGCTCATCTGGAGGCCCGACATCGTCCTCTATAACAA TGCAGACGGGGACTTTGCAGTCACCCACCTGACCAAAGCCCACCTGTTCTATGATGGGCGGGTACAGTGGACACCCCCAGCCATCTATAAGAGCTCCTGCAGTATTGATGTCACCTTCTTCCCCTTTGACCAGCAGAACTGTACCATGAAGTTTGGGTCCTGGACCTATGACAAGGCCAAGATCGACTTGGTGAGCATGCATAGCCGTGTGGACCAGCTGGACTTCTGGGAAAGTGGAGAGTGGGTCATTGTAGATGCCGTTGGCACCTACAACACCAGGAAGTATGAATGCTGTGCTGAGATCTACCCTGACATCACCTATGCCTTCATCATCCGCCGGCTGCCACTGTTCTACACCATCAACCTCATCATCCCATGCCTGCTCATCTCCTGTCTCACCGTGCTGGTCTTCTACCTGCCCTCTGAGTGTGGTGAGAAGGTCACACTGTGCATCTCGGTGCTGCTCTCACTCACGGTCTTCCTCCTGCTCATCACCGAGATCATCCCGTCCACCTCGCTGGTTATCCCACTCATCGGCGAGTACTTGCTCTTCACAATGATCTTTGTCACTCTCTCCATTGTCATCACAGTCTTTGTGCTCAACGTACACCACCGCTCACCACGCACACATACCATGCCTGCCTGGGTGCGCAGAGTCTTCCTGGACATCGTGCCTCGCCTCCTCTTCATGAAGCGCCCATCAGTGGTCAAAGACAACTGCCGGAGACTTATTGAGTCCATGCACAAGATGGCCAATGCTCCTCGTTTCTGGCCAGAGCCTGAGGGCGAGCCTGGCATCTTCAGTGACATCCAAAACCAAGGCCTGTCACCCTCCCCATCTTTCCATAACCCTCTGGACACACCAGTCGAGGCCCAGCCTACATGCAAGTCACCCTCCGGCAAGGCCCCTGATTTGCAGACATCAGAGGTTGAGAAGACCAGTCCTTGTCCATCACCTGGCCCCTGTCACCCACCCAACAGCACTAGGGTCCCAATGCTTGTCAAAGCCAGGTCCCTAAGTGTCCAGCATGTGTCCAGCTCCCAAGAAGCACCAGAGGGTGGCATCCGCTGCCGGTCTCGGAGTATCCAGTACTGTGTTTCCCGGGATGGAGCTGTCTCCCTGGCTGACAGCCAGCCCACTGGCTCCCCAGCCTCCCTGAAGGCCTGTCCATCTCAGCTTCCGCTGTCAGACCAGGCCTCTCCATGCAAATGCACGTGCAAGGAACCATCGCCTGTGTCTCCAGTCACTGTGCTCAAGGCCCGAGGCACCAAAGTACCCCCTCAACACCTACCCCTGTCGCCAGCCCTGACACGGGCAGTAGAGGGTGTCCAGTACATTGCAGACCACCTCAAGGCAGAAGACACAGATTTCTCG GTGAAGGAAGACTGGAAGTACGTGGCCATGGTCATTGACCGAATCTTCCTATGGATGTTCATCATTGTCTGCCTGCTGGGCACTGTGGGCCTCTTCCTGCCCCCCTGGCTGGCTGGTATGATCTAG